The proteins below come from a single Drosophila kikkawai strain 14028-0561.14 chromosome 3R, DkikHiC1v2, whole genome shotgun sequence genomic window:
- the Patr-1 gene encoding protein PAT1 homolog 1 gives MDDSFFGFDTTIPDEDGGDGRIAEEEYDALNDETFGSAINGDWEEAHETMVRLGGNGERVRKRPADASAGGSTDVDFPDHGNGAFRHQNLLSSGPSSIGSTPAPFNAPFRQARHIGDSDLELNLSSMKLDDMDLSTFADSEASGLSNRINLDSAVWASQPFPNNQPLFREPLRSAFKPQQPHQQQHQMKPPPETNANFPLHHLPPPPSQQAGPKITTLEDIERNMIIQQAMPKQQQQQQPPPQQHHHQQPSTERKMFDDFSLSNRQQVATPTMMHQQKQPPQQQALQQQQHKAPPGFLGTPQTSPPRPNLGFPGPHQLPELLPTPPSQQQLNGMGGNRAPPGFIYPPGMPGNMPQLPQHPLMPQHLPPNFPLPGGNQRPLPNPHALPTALNNFAMHPSFNAMRAAGLHPAAFMQPPHPHQMQQPRMPPHPLQSANSLLGQQPNSMYNMFNMRLVQEIQQNHPLLQQAAVARQMQQSRAGSVVSDRQKNQMQQQQQLGRRPDGNYPLEEYDEYANLMSTRDKHWLIGIQLSQLNTDTPYIDDYYFTVHRERKAQQNGQMRNSQAHKDNQLNHPLTQPRGHAQLILVQLGNKNGTRNGHGRERRNSENTSSTGGGSTNNGPGGNNNNLTGYIFSPLKFENSLGKLQYGSVTAPRKIIDADIMGGESSTGTDATATSSTSTNPKSNAGTPLLPSASSEVNPSSMRKSRHILLLIETLYRYLLKLEDLESPEVMATIELKKKKEAERIAALEQLELANKTAEERAGEAANPQTMNPQLKNKFNYEVETRSALVNKLRAGLAFDKVVSMMNVRKGKILLRRIMPFIADQSVCWTVWSGVFCSLQTVVKKDKDDVEGLLYALYPEFKKHISKASFENLVSISAAITLNDKKLTGIFCSRFGILSLVALILRAEELYVSRTDSTLIEENRQRWREFLAQVASCLNRTIQNQTISAAIESDAIQPLMDHFERFKDLKLDALLALITEARHQID, from the exons ATGGATGACTCGTTTTTCGGCTTCGATACAACTATACCG GACGAGGACGGTGGCGACGGGCGCATTGCGGAGGAGGAGTATGATGCACTGAACGACGAAACCTTCGGATCGGCGATAAATGGCGACTGGGAGGAGGCCCACGAGACGATGGTGCGCCTCGGCGGCAATGGCGAGCGGGTGCGCAAGCGGCCCGCAGACGCGTCTGCTGGCGGGAGCACGGATGTGGATTTTCCCGACCATGGCAATGGAGCCTTTCGGCACCAGAACCTGCTGTCGTCCGGTCCGTCGTCCATCGGCTCTACACCGGCCCCGTTCAATGCCCCCTTCAGGCAGGCGCGCCATATTGGCGATTCCGACCTGGAGTTGAACCTCTCTTCGATGAAGCTGGACGACATGGACCTTTCCACATTTGCCGACAGCGAGGCCAGTGGTCTGAGCAATCGGATCAATCTGGACTCTGCCGTCTGGGCGTCGCAGCCATTTCCGAACAACCAGCCACTCTTTCGAGAGCCCCTGCGCAGCGCCTTCAAGCCACAGCAGccgcaccagcaacagcaccagATGAAGCCTCCGCCGGAGACTAATGCCAACTTCCCGCTGCACCACCTGCCGCCGCCACCATCGCAGCAGGCCGGGCCAAAGATCACCACTCTCGAGGACATTGAACGCAATATGATTATCCAGCAGGCAATGCccaagcagcaacagcaacaacagccgccgccgcagcagcatcaCCATCAACAGCCATCAACAGAGCGAAAGATGTTCGACGACTTCAGCCTGAGCAACAGGCAGCAGGTGGCCACACCAACTATGATGCATCAGCAGAAGCAGCCCCCGCAGCAGCAGGCGttacaacagcagcaacacaagG CACCTCCTGGCTTCTTGGGAACGCCGCAGACCTCTCCACCCAGGCCAAATTTGGGCTTCCCTGGTCCCCATCAACTGCCCGAGCTGCTCCCGACACCGCCGTCGCAGCAGCAACTAAACGGCATGGGTGGCAATCGAGCGCCTCCCGGCTTTATCTATCCGCCGGGTATGCCCGGCAATATGCCCCAACTGCCGCAGCATCCGCTGATGCCCCAGCACTTGCCGCCCAACTTTCCGTTGCCCGGCGGCAACCAGCGCCCACTGCCCAATCCGCACGCCCTGCCCACGGCTCTGAACAACTTTGCCATGCATCCGAGCTTCAATGCAATGCGCGCCGCTGGCCTCCATCCGGCGGCCTTCATGCAGCCGCCACATCCGCACCAGATGCAGCAGCCGCGGATGCCGCCGCATCCACTGCAGTCGGCCAATAGCCTGCTCGGTCAGCAGCCAAACTCCATGTACAACATGTTTAACATGAGGCTGGTGCAGGAGATCCAGCAGAACCATCCGCTGCTCCAGCAGGCCGCCGTGGCCCGGCAGATGCAGCAAAGCCGTGCCGGCTCCGTGGTCAGCGACCGCCAAAAGAAccagatgcagcagcagcagcagctcggtCGGCGTCCGGATGGGAACTATCCATTGGAGGAGTACGATGAGTACGCGAACCTGATGAGTACCCGTGACAAGCACTGGCTGATTGGGATCCAGCTGTCGCAGTTGAACACGGACACGCCGTACATCGACGATTACTACTTCACGGTGCACAGGGAACGCAAGGCTCAGCAGAACGGGCAGATGCGCAACAGCCAGGCGCACAAGGACAACCAGCTGAACCATCCGCTCACCCAGCCGCGCGGCCATGCGCAGCTCATCCTCGTCCAGCTGGGCAACAAGAATGGAACTCGCAATGGCCATGGACGCGAGCGCCGCAACTCGGAGAACACCAGCAGCACGGGCGGAGGCAGCACGAACAATGGGCCtggtggcaacaacaacaacctgaCCGGTTACATCTTCTCGCCGTTGAAATTTGAGAACTCGCTGGGCAAGCTGCAGTATGGCAGTGTGACGGCGCCGCGCAAAATCATAGACGCCGACATAATGGGCGGCGAATCGAGCACAGGCACCGATGCCACCGCTACGTCCTCCACCAGCACGAACCCCAAATCCAACGCAGGAACTCCACTGCTGCCCTCGGCAAGCAGCGAAGTCAATCCGAGCAGCATGCGAAAGTCGCGTCACATTTTGCTGTTGATCGAGACGCTGTACCGCTATCTGCTCAAGCTGGAGGATCTGGAGAGCCCCGAGGTCATGGCCACCATAgagctgaaaaagaaaaaggaggCCGAGCGTATCGCAGCCCTAGAGCAGCTGGAGTTGGCCAACAAAACGGCCGAAGAACGGGCCGGCGAGGCAGCCAATCCGCAGACCATGAATCCGCAATTAAAGAACAAGTTCAACTACGAGGTGGAGACGAGGTCGGCTCTGGTCAATAAGTTAAGGGCGGGTCTGGCCTTTGACAAGGTGGTGTCCATGATGAATGTGCGCAAGGGAAAG ATTCTTCTCCGTCGCATTATGCCCTTCATTGCGGATCAAAGCGTTTGCTGGACAGTTTGGAGCGGTGTCTTCTGTTCGCTCCAGACCGTAGTGAAGAAGGACAAGGACGATGTTGAGGGACTCTTGTACGCACTCTATCCAGAATTTAAGAAGCACATCAGCAAGGCCAGTTTCGAGAACCTAGTGAGCATTTCAGCAGCCATCACGCTGAACGACAAGAAGCTGACGGGCATCTTCTGCAGTCGC TTCGGAATCCTTTCACTGGTTGCCCTTATACTGCGCGCCGAGGAATTATATGTTTCCCGAACGGACTCCACCCTCATCGAGGAAAACAGGCAGAGGTGGCGAGAATTTTTGGCACAGGTAGCGTCCTGCCTTAATCGCACCATTCAGAATCAGACCATCTCGGCGGCCATCGAGTCGGATGCGATTCAGCCGCTAATGGACCACTTTGAGCGGTTCAAAGACCTAAAGCTGGACGCCCTCTTAGCGTTAATAACCGAAGCCAGGCATCAAATCGATTAG